The genomic segment agtcgctgtagattttatccgtcatcgttccaaatccacgtacgaattatcaccgaaagtgacttgtcacaaggggtatcgtcttcaagtgaattcCCACATCACACGCAGTCAAGGGTTAACACACAACTtgtcttcacaggataccccaaatccaATCCACTCCTATAGTTCAAAAGAGGTGATAACCACACATTCGATGTAcgctgaatcgataattaacccacccttgtgggcataggaaagttctaaacagtgacccttggccactagtTCCTTTGTTTCGATCCTTTCATTTTACCTCCTTCGtctctgtctgactctgagtgtccGTGTCCTCGGTTAAATCTAAACAAGCTGCAAGCAATGTAAACAAGCCGTAAGTCAGACTGATTCAccttcttaatctctctctctcttttaaagtGAATGTCCATAGCAAACAAAACCAAGGGATTCATAacaacggccactccccagtgtgaactgactggtgtgccagtagtttggaagattgagtgaatcctttaccgcattctgagcaggtgaacggcttctccccagtgtgaactccctGGTGTCTCTTTAGGTGGGATgcatgagtgaatcccttcccacattctgagcaggtgaatggccactccccactgtgaactgactgatgtgccaGTAgttcagatgaccaagtgaatcctttcccacattctgagcaggtgaacggcttctccccagtgtgaactcgttggtgtctCTGAagggtggatgagtgagtgaatcgctgcccacagactgagcaggtgaacggcttctccccagtgtgaactcgctggtgaatCTGTCgggtggatgaatcagtgaatctcttcccacagactgagcaggtgaacggcttctcccctgtgtgaactcgctgatgattctgcaggttggatgactgagtgaatcccttcccacattctgagcaggtgaatggcttctccccagtgtgaactcgctggtgactctgtagggtggatgactgagtgaatcccttcccacagactgagcaggtgaacggcttctccccagtgtggactcgctggtgtctcagtaaggtggatgacaaagtgaatccctttccacagtccgagcaggtgaatggctgctccccagtgtgaattcgctggtgagccattaggtcagatgtctgagtgaatctcttcccacagactgagcaggtaaatggcttctccccagtgtgaactcgctggtgactctgcaggttggatgagtgggtgaatcccttcccacagactgagcaggtgaatggcttctccccagtgtgaactcgctgatgactctgcaggttggatgactgagtgaatcccttcccacagaatgagcaggtgaatggcttctccccagtgtgaactcgctggtgactctgtagggcagatgaatcagtgaaacacatcccacaga from the Mobula birostris isolate sMobBir1 chromosome 13, sMobBir1.hap1, whole genome shotgun sequence genome contains:
- the LOC140207012 gene encoding uncharacterized protein translates to MAHQRVHTRERPFTCSDCGKRFTLSSQLLSHQRVHTGEKPFTCSVCEKRFTDSSTLQKHHRVHTGEKPFTCSVCEKKFTHSSTLQRHHRVHTGEKPFTCSVCGMCFTDSSALQSHQRVHTGEKPFTCSFCGKGFTQSSNLQSHQRVHTGEKPFTCSVCGKGFTHSSNLQSHQRVHTGEKPFTCSVCGKRFTQTSDLMAHQRIHTGEQPFTCSDCGKGFTLSSTLLRHQRVHTGEKPFTCSVCGKGFTQSSTLQSHQRVHTGEKPFTCSECGKGFTQSSNLQNHQRVHTGEKPFTCSVCGKRFTDSSTRQIHQRVHTGEKPFTCSVCGQRFTHSSTLQRHQRVHTGEKPFTCSECGKGFTWSSELLAHQSVHSGEWPFTCSECGKGFTHASHLKRHQGVHTGEKPFTCSECGKGFTQSSKLLAHQSVHTGEWPLL